From a region of the Fusarium verticillioides 7600 chromosome 9, whole genome shotgun sequence genome:
- a CDS encoding PUA domain-containing protein: MFKKEIQGSPKQKLKSSVQRSLRQGLLDTYPLLNPYIDEILPKKASLSSMKLTDRNTLYVLDSTPLFYQQDLTGILVPHLRLVHRFPQAFPSIRIDRGAIRFVLSGATLMAPGLTSPGGRLPADGAPEGLQEGKEMDQKMDEEGRWSRELVKGEPVVVIAEGKEEACAVGTLVVGTKEVKAKGKGPVIEDAHYLGDGLWNLSTE, translated from the exons ATGTTCAAGAAAGA AATCCAGGGCTCACCGAAGCAAAAGCTCAAATCATCTGTCCAGCGCTCCCTTCGCCAGGGCCTTCTCGACACATATCCTCTACTCAACCCCTACATCGACGAGATTCTGCCCAAGAAGGCGTCGCTCTCAAGCATGAAGCTGACGGACCGCAACACTCTCTACGTTCTCGATTCAACACCTCTCTTCTACCAACAGGATCTCACTGGCATCCTCGTTCCTCACCTCCGTCTCGTACACCGCTTCCCTCAAGCGTTCCCCAGCATTCGCATAGACCGCGGTGCCATTCGCTTCGTCCTCTCGGGCGCTACCCTCATGGCCCCCGGCTTGACTTCCCCAGGAGGCAGACTACCTGCTGATGGTGCCCCCGAGGGTCTACAAGAGGGCAAGGAGATGGatcagaagatggatgaggagggtcGATGGAGCAGAGAGCTTGTCAAGGGTGAGCCTGTGGTTGTCATAgctgagggcaaggaggaggcttgCGCAGTGGGAACACTCGTCGTGGGAACcaaggaggtcaaggccaagggcaagggaCCCGTGATTGAGGACGCACATTACTTGGGCGATGGACTGTGGAACTTGAGCACCGAGTAA
- a CDS encoding GTP-binding protein rho2, whose protein sequence is MSANPSNVIRRKLVIIGDGACGKTSLLSVFTLGYFPTHYIPTVFENYVTDCRVDGKSVQLALWDTAGQEDYERLRPLAYSKAHVILIGFSVDTPDSLDNVKHKWIEEATRLCTGVPIILVGLKKDLREDPVAIEEMRKKSMRFVSEHDGEAIAREIGAKRYLECSSLSGEGVDDVFEAATRAALLTFEKGEGGGCCVVL, encoded by the exons ATGAGCGCAAATCCTAGCAACGTTATCCGCAG GAAGTTGGTCATTATCGGTGATGGTGCCTGCGGCAAGACCAGTTTGCTGAGCGTATTTACGCTAGGTTACTTTCCTACA CATTAT ATCCCCACAGTCTTTGAGAACTATGTGACAGATTGTAGAGTGGACGGCAAGTCCGTCCAGCTTGCTCTATGGGATACcgctggccaagaagactaCGAACGATTACGACCGCTTGCCTACTCAAAAGCCCATGTCATCTTGATAGGATTTTCCGTCGATACACCAGATTCCCTTGACAATGTTAAGCACAAG TGGATTGAGGAAGCCACCCGCCTGTGCACCGGCGTTCCCATTATTCTAGTTGGTCTTAAGAAAGATCTTCGAGAGGACCCCGTCGCGATCGAGGAAATGCGCAAGAAGTCGATGCGTTTTGTGTCTGAACATGATGGAGAGGCAATTGCTCGGGAAATTGGCGCGAAGCGATATCTTGAATGCTCCAGCTTGAGCGGCGAAGGCGTCGACGACGTATTTGAGGCTGCCACTCGTGCCGCTCTGCTGAcctttgagaagggcgagggCGGCGGCTGCTGCGTTGTGCTGTAA